From the genome of Miscanthus floridulus cultivar M001 chromosome 10, ASM1932011v1, whole genome shotgun sequence, one region includes:
- the LOC136488565 gene encoding uncharacterized protein — MAEAVTMAVVQAAVAAAMAVAAVVTVAVAVAMAALAAGRAAVVVAAAANWIREMAEAAMMAVVQAAVAAAMAVAAAATVAAAMVIVALAAGTAAVVAVAAATTN, encoded by the exons cggtGACGATGGCAGTTGTGCAAGCCGCAgtggcagcggccatggcggtggcCGCCGTGGTGacggtggccgtggccgtggcgatGGCGGCACTGGCCGCGGGCAGGGCggccgtggtggtggcggcggcggcgaactgGATCAGAG agatggcggaggcggcAATGATGGCAGTTGTGCAAGCCGcagtggcggcggccatggcggtggctGCCGCGGCGACGGTGGCCGCGGCCATGGTGATCGTGGCGCTGGCCGCAGGCACGGCGgctgtggtggcggtggcggcggccacgACGAACTAG